From the candidate division TA06 bacterium genome, one window contains:
- the pstB gene encoding phosphate ABC transporter ATP-binding protein: MDQKIEIKDLDLFYGSFQALKSVTMPVYDRQITALIGPSGCGKSTLLRCLNRMNDLISEVRINGQALLDGVNIYQKNTEVEGLRKKVGMVFQRPNPFPLTIYENVVYGLRVAGSNDKKNLDQTVEKSLRAAWLWDQLRNKLAQPAIALPLDQQQRLCLARLLAVEPEVILMDEPCSALDPIATAKVEELMLELKKDYTIVIVTHNMQQAARVSDFSGYMLLGQMIEFGETKTLFTNPAQKLTEDYITGRFG; this comes from the coding sequence ATGGATCAAAAAATTGAAATAAAGGACCTGGACCTTTTCTACGGCAGTTTCCAGGCGCTGAAATCGGTGACCATGCCGGTATACGACCGGCAGATCACCGCCCTGATCGGCCCTTCGGGCTGCGGGAAGTCCACCCTGCTCAGATGTTTGAACAGGATGAATGACCTGATCTCCGAGGTCAGAATCAATGGCCAGGCTCTGCTGGACGGGGTCAACATCTACCAAAAGAACACCGAAGTGGAAGGACTCAGGAAGAAAGTGGGCATGGTCTTTCAGCGCCCCAACCCCTTCCCGCTGACTATCTACGAGAATGTGGTCTACGGTTTAAGAGTGGCCGGCAGCAACGACAAAAAAAACCTGGATCAGACAGTCGAAAAAAGCCTGAGGGCCGCCTGGCTGTGGGACCAGCTTAGGAACAAGCTGGCCCAGCCGGCCATCGCTCTGCCCCTGGACCAGCAACAGCGGCTTTGCCTGGCCCGCCTTTTGGCGGTGGAGCCGGAGGTGATCCTGATGGACGAGCCCTGTTCCGCGCTGGACCCCATTGCCACCGCCAAGGTGGAGGAACTGATGCTGGAACTCAAGAAGGACTATACCATCGTCATAGTCACCCACAACATGCAGCAGGCGGCCCGGGTCTCGGATTTCTCCGGGTACATGCTGCTGGGTCAGATGATAGAATTCGGAGAAACGAAGACGTTATTCACCAACCCCGCGCAGAAACTGACCGAAGATTACATCACCGGGAGGTTCGGGTAA
- the phoU gene encoding phosphate signaling complex protein PhoU — translation MEQRHFDRELLELKEKLLLMAAKAEQLIRQSLEALIKKDAVLAQSLFALDKEVDKLEIEIEEDAIALIARHQPAAGDLRFLIGAIKINNDLERISDHGVNIAQSAIRLAAQPDLKPLIDIPRMAELSIGMLKDSLDSFVNNDAEKARAVCKSDDQVDDLKDQIFRELLTFMMEKPDSISRAMDLILVSRNLERVADLSTNISEEEIYISEAKIIKHHAQAAE, via the coding sequence ATGGAACAAAGACATTTTGACCGGGAGCTTTTGGAGCTTAAGGAAAAGCTGCTATTGATGGCGGCCAAGGCGGAGCAGCTGATCAGGCAATCGCTAGAGGCTCTGATCAAGAAGGATGCGGTTTTGGCCCAGTCGCTTTTTGCCCTGGACAAGGAGGTGGACAAACTGGAGATAGAGATAGAAGAGGACGCCATCGCGCTAATCGCCCGGCACCAGCCGGCGGCCGGGGACCTTCGCTTTCTGATCGGGGCCATCAAGATCAACAACGATCTGGAGCGGATCAGCGACCACGGGGTGAACATCGCCCAAAGCGCCATCCGGCTGGCCGCCCAGCCTGACCTCAAGCCTCTGATCGACATCCCGCGGATGGCCGAGCTTTCGATAGGCATGCTCAAGGACAGCTTAGACAGCTTCGTCAACAACGACGCCGAAAAGGCCAGGGCGGTGTGCAAGAGCGATGATCAGGTGGACGACCTGAAGGACCAGATCTTTAGGGAACTGCTGACCTTTATGATGGAGAAGCCGGATTCCATAAGCCGGGCCATGGATCTGATTCTGGTCAGCCGGAATCTGGAGCGGGTGGCCGATCTGTCCACCAACATCAGTGAGGAGGAGATCTACATCTCCGAAGCCAAGATCATAAAGCACCACGCCCAGGCGGCGGAATGA
- the uvrA gene encoding excinuclease ABC subunit UvrA, translated as MMDKLTIRGAREHNLKNIDLDIPRDQLVVITGLSGSGKSSLAFDTIYAEGQRRYVESLSAYARQFLGLMEKPDLDFIDGLSPAIAIEQRAASKNPRSTVGTVTEIHDYLRLLFARIGRPHCPKCGQPISSQTVQQITDAIMEQPAGTKLAIMSPLIQGRKGEYRVLFDKLRREGFVRVRVDKKLYDIDALPVLDKNKKHAIDAVVDRMTIGQKSQKRIADSLETALKLSEGLVAAIYNDKQEVLYSEKLSCTKCHISLGELSPRMFSFNSPFGACPACSGLGTKMEIDPEALVHNPELTVNQGAISHYGDPMGHWIGSHLEAVAKVYNFSLDAPWREMSQKNRDILLYGTDKEVKVRYESASNDNVYQFTKKFEGIIPMMMRRYQQTDSDYVRYEVEKFMSILPCPVCQGARLKPESLAVKVAGQSIYQLSKLSVKNSRQFFSSELKLSEKEKTIAKQVLKEINSRLGFLTDVGLDYLSLDRISESLSGGEAQRIHLATQIGASLTGVLYVLDEPSIGLHQRDNVKLLNTLIKLRDIGNTVIVVEHDKETMLAADFIVDLGPGAGATGGEIVALGPPKKVMQTKGSLTGQYLAGTRHIPVPKTRRPGNKLSLRLSGCRENNLKDFDVEFPLAKLIGVTGVSGSGKSTLVNDTLYQALAQKLYRSRTQPGKHRKMEGWEFLDKVINIDQSPIGRTPRSNPATYTGLFTYLRELFAMTQESKLRGYANGRFSFNVKGGRCEACEGDGIVKIEMHFLPDVYVPCEVCKGQRYNRETLEVTYKGKNIAEVLRMTVAEAQSFFSNIPKVARKLTTLADVGLGYIQLGQSATTLSGGEAQRVKLSAELSKIATGKTLYILDEPTTGLHFEDVKMLLAVLHRLADKGNTVIVIEHNLDVVKSADWIIDLGPEGGDEGGRILACGTPEQVAANKMSYTGQYLKKEIT; from the coding sequence ATGATGGACAAACTGACCATCCGGGGGGCCCGGGAGCACAACCTCAAGAACATCGACCTGGATATCCCCCGGGACCAGTTGGTGGTGATCACCGGCCTCTCCGGCTCGGGCAAATCCTCCCTGGCTTTCGACACCATCTACGCCGAGGGCCAGCGCCGCTACGTGGAATCGCTGTCGGCCTACGCCCGGCAGTTTCTGGGCCTGATGGAGAAACCCGACTTGGACTTCATCGACGGCCTCTCCCCGGCCATCGCCATCGAACAGCGGGCGGCCAGCAAGAACCCCCGCTCCACCGTGGGCACCGTTACCGAGATTCACGATTACTTAAGGCTGCTGTTCGCCCGGATCGGCCGCCCCCACTGCCCCAAGTGCGGACAGCCCATCTCCTCCCAGACCGTCCAGCAGATCACCGACGCCATCATGGAACAACCCGCAGGGACAAAACTGGCCATTATGTCTCCGTTGATCCAGGGCCGTAAGGGCGAGTACCGGGTGCTGTTCGACAAACTGCGGCGCGAGGGCTTTGTGAGGGTGCGGGTGGACAAGAAGTTGTACGACATCGACGCCCTGCCGGTGCTGGACAAGAACAAGAAGCACGCCATTGACGCGGTGGTGGACCGGATGACTATCGGCCAAAAATCGCAGAAGCGGATCGCCGACTCGCTGGAGACGGCCTTGAAACTTTCGGAAGGACTGGTGGCGGCCATCTACAACGACAAACAGGAGGTCCTTTACAGCGAAAAGCTCTCCTGCACCAAATGCCACATCTCGCTGGGCGAGCTTTCGCCCCGGATGTTCTCCTTCAACAGCCCCTTCGGGGCCTGCCCGGCCTGCTCCGGGCTGGGAACCAAGATGGAGATCGACCCGGAAGCCCTGGTCCACAACCCAGAGCTGACCGTCAACCAGGGCGCCATCTCCCACTACGGCGATCCCATGGGCCACTGGATCGGCAGCCATCTGGAGGCGGTGGCCAAGGTCTATAACTTTTCACTGGATGCGCCCTGGAGAGAAATGTCCCAGAAGAACCGGGACATCCTGCTCTACGGCACGGACAAGGAGGTCAAGGTCCGCTACGAATCGGCTTCCAACGACAACGTTTACCAATTCACCAAGAAGTTTGAAGGCATCATCCCGATGATGATGCGGCGCTACCAGCAGACCGATTCCGACTACGTCCGCTACGAGGTGGAAAAGTTCATGTCCATCCTGCCCTGCCCGGTCTGCCAAGGGGCGCGCTTGAAGCCGGAATCTTTGGCCGTGAAAGTGGCCGGACAGTCTATCTACCAGTTGTCAAAACTTTCGGTCAAAAACTCCCGCCAGTTCTTTTCCTCGGAACTGAAACTTTCGGAGAAGGAAAAAACCATCGCCAAGCAGGTTTTAAAGGAGATCAACTCCCGCCTGGGCTTTTTGACCGACGTGGGTCTGGACTATCTATCATTGGATCGGATCTCGGAATCACTATCCGGGGGCGAGGCCCAGCGCATCCACCTGGCCACCCAGATCGGGGCTTCCCTGACCGGCGTGCTCTACGTGCTGGACGAGCCTTCCATCGGGCTGCACCAGCGGGACAACGTCAAACTGCTGAATACTTTGATCAAATTAAGGGACATCGGCAATACCGTGATAGTGGTGGAGCACGACAAGGAGACCATGCTGGCCGCCGATTTCATCGTGGACTTGGGCCCCGGGGCCGGGGCCACAGGCGGTGAGATCGTGGCGTTAGGGCCGCCCAAAAAAGTGATGCAGACCAAGGGTTCATTGACCGGACAGTATCTGGCTGGAACCCGTCATATCCCGGTTCCCAAAACAAGGCGCCCCGGCAATAAACTAAGTTTAAGGCTTTCAGGCTGCCGGGAAAATAACCTCAAAGATTTTGACGTGGAGTTTCCTTTAGCCAAGCTGATCGGCGTCACCGGGGTCTCCGGCTCCGGCAAGAGCACGCTTGTCAACGACACCCTGTACCAGGCCCTGGCCCAAAAGCTCTACCGTTCCCGCACCCAGCCGGGCAAGCACCGGAAGATGGAGGGCTGGGAATTTCTGGACAAGGTGATCAACATCGACCAGTCGCCCATCGGGCGCACCCCCCGCTCCAACCCCGCCACTTACACCGGGCTGTTCACCTATCTGCGCGAGCTTTTTGCCATGACCCAGGAATCCAAACTGCGGGGCTACGCCAACGGCCGGTTCTCCTTCAACGTTAAGGGCGGACGATGCGAGGCCTGCGAGGGCGACGGCATCGTCAAGATCGAGATGCACTTTCTGCCGGACGTCTACGTCCCCTGCGAGGTTTGCAAGGGCCAGCGCTATAACCGGGAGACGCTGGAAGTGACCTACAAGGGCAAGAACATCGCCGAGGTTTTGCGGATGACGGTGGCCGAGGCCCAGAGTTTCTTCTCCAACATCCCCAAGGTGGCCCGCAAACTGACCACTTTGGCCGACGTGGGCCTGGGGTACATCCAGCTGGGACAGTCAGCCACGACCCTCTCCGGCGGCGAGGCCCAGCGGGTAAAGCTCTCGGCCGAGCTGTCCAAGATCGCCACCGGCAAGACCCTGTACATACTGGATGAGCCGACCACCGGACTGCATTTTGAGGACGTCAAGATGCTCTTGGCCGTACTGCACCGGCTGGCCGACAAGGGCAACACCGTGATAGTGATCGAGCACAACCTGGACGTGGTGAAATCGGCCGACTGGATCATAGATCTGGGCCCCGAAGGCGGCGACGAAGGCGGAAGGATCTTGGCCTGCGGCACCCCGGAACAGGTGGCGGCCAACAAGATGTCGTACACCGGACAGTATTTGAAGAAGGAGATAACCTAA